In Nocardia asteroides, a single genomic region encodes these proteins:
- a CDS encoding acyl-CoA dehydrogenase family protein, whose translation MTAVLDARAEAVAFVRERAAALDRGATDVRTDLAELGRLGLLGIGLGEPGIEPIIGVVEAIAGESLAVGFSLWAQRMSIEYISRAPEPVREAHLDGLTSGHTVGVTAMAAALKHLAGLGPLPLAADGDRISGPIAWASNVFPDALIVFPFRDESGRGHVGCTRTGATGVEVAPAPELLALGATASTSLRFTDVAVEQRITADLKGFCGAIRPTFLLLQSAFCTGIARTALAEAAGRLDGLGEEFRTELESLAARADDLRHQLHRHAADPGAAGPAELLEVRLGAARLAVEATRLEFALRGGAGYATASATNRRFREAAFLPIQSPSEGQLRWELSQYE comes from the coding sequence ATGACCGCCGTGCTCGACGCCCGCGCCGAGGCGGTGGCCTTCGTCCGCGAGCGGGCCGCCGCGCTCGACCGGGGCGCGACCGACGTCCGCACCGACCTGGCCGAGCTGGGCCGGCTGGGGCTGCTCGGCATCGGGCTCGGCGAGCCGGGGATCGAGCCGATCATCGGCGTGGTCGAGGCAATCGCCGGGGAGAGCCTCGCGGTCGGCTTCTCGCTCTGGGCGCAGCGGATGAGCATCGAGTACATCTCCCGCGCACCGGAACCCGTGCGCGAAGCACATCTCGACGGCCTCACCTCCGGCCACACGGTCGGCGTCACCGCCATGGCGGCGGCGCTCAAGCACCTGGCCGGGCTCGGCCCGCTCCCGCTGGCCGCCGACGGCGACCGGATCTCCGGGCCGATCGCCTGGGCCTCCAACGTCTTCCCGGACGCGCTGATCGTCTTCCCCTTCCGCGACGAGTCCGGGCGCGGGCACGTCGGCTGCACCCGCACCGGTGCGACCGGCGTCGAGGTGGCGCCCGCACCCGAGCTGCTCGCGCTCGGCGCGACCGCCTCGACCTCGCTGCGCTTCACCGACGTCGCGGTCGAGCAGCGGATCACCGCCGACCTGAAGGGGTTCTGCGGCGCCATTCGCCCGACCTTCCTGCTGCTGCAATCCGCCTTCTGCACCGGTATCGCGCGCACCGCGCTCGCCGAGGCGGCTGGGCGGCTGGACGGGCTCGGCGAGGAGTTCCGCACCGAGCTCGAATCGCTCGCCGCGCGCGCCGACGACCTGCGCCACCAGCTGCACCGGCACGCCGCCGACCCCGGCGCGGCCGGACCGGCCGAGCTGCTCGAGGTCCGGCTCGGCGCCGCCCGGCTCGCGGTCGAGGCCACCCGGCTGGAGTTCGCCCTGCGCGGCGGGGCGGGCTATGCCACCGCCAGCGCCACCAATCGTCGGTTCCGGGAGGCCGCCTTCCTGCCGATCCAGTCACCCTCGGAAGGGCAATTGCGGTGGGAACTCTCGCAGTACGAATAG
- a CDS encoding ABC transporter ATP-binding protein produces the protein MGTLAVRIADGHKNYAGTPVLRGLDLAVPAGETLAVLGVSGSGKSTLLRVLAGLDRLDAGSIDWDGAGTPPATGTVFQQPLLMPWLTVRDNILFGGRFTRHRDGFDAGHALGLLARFGLGDLAGRRPDQLSGGQAQRIAVIRAAAVRPRLLLLDEPFSALDPAVRADLQDWLRELVAELSCTTVLVTHDVDEALRLADRIVLIGPGAAVREDVRLTGADPVAVRERIVAGYRETVVPA, from the coding sequence GTGGGAACTCTCGCAGTACGAATAGCGGACGGCCACAAGAACTACGCCGGCACCCCGGTCCTGCGCGGCCTCGATCTGGCGGTGCCCGCCGGGGAGACGCTGGCCGTGCTCGGCGTCAGCGGCAGCGGGAAGTCCACGCTGCTCCGGGTGCTGGCCGGGCTGGACCGGCTCGACGCGGGCAGCATCGACTGGGACGGCGCCGGCACCCCGCCCGCCACCGGCACCGTGTTCCAGCAGCCGCTGCTCATGCCGTGGCTGACGGTGCGCGACAACATCCTCTTCGGCGGCCGCTTCACCCGGCACCGCGACGGCTTCGACGCCGGCCACGCGCTCGGCCTGCTCGCCCGCTTCGGCCTCGGCGACCTGGCCGGACGCCGCCCCGACCAGCTCTCCGGCGGGCAGGCGCAGCGGATCGCGGTGATCAGGGCCGCCGCCGTCCGCCCCCGGCTGCTGCTGCTCGACGAGCCGTTCAGCGCGCTCGATCCGGCGGTGCGCGCGGACCTGCAGGACTGGCTGCGCGAACTCGTCGCCGAGCTGTCCTGCACCACCGTGCTCGTCACCCACGACGTGGACGAGGCGCTGCGGCTCGCGGATCGGATCGTGCTCATCGGCCCGGGGGCCGCCGTGCGCGAGGACGTCCGGCTGACCGGCGCCGACCCGGTGGCGGTGCGCGAGCGCATCGTGGCCGGCTACCGCGAGACGGTGGTGCCCGCGTGA